The Carcharodon carcharias isolate sCarCar2 chromosome 39 unlocalized genomic scaffold, sCarCar2.pri SUPER_39_unloc_5, whole genome shotgun sequence genomic sequence gggacggtgtagggggagctttactctgtatctaaccccgtgctgtacctgtcctgggagcgtttgatagggacagtgcagagggagctatactctgtatctaaccctgtgctgtacctgtcctaggagtgtttgatggggacagtgtagagggagctttactctgtatctaaccccgtgctgtacctgtcctgggagtgtttgatggggacagtgtagagggagctttactctgtatctaaccccgtgctgtacctgtcctgggagtgtttgatggggacagtgtagagggagctttactctgtatctaaccccgtgctgtacctgtcctgggagtgtttgatggggacagtgtagagggagctttactctgtatctaaccccgtgctgtagctatcctgggagtgtttaatggggacggtgtagagggagatttactctgtatctaaccccgtgctgtacctgtcctgagagtgtttgatggggactgtgtagagggagctttactctgtatctaaccccgtgctgtacctgtcgtgtgagtgtttgatggggacagtgtagagggaactttactctgtatctaaccctgtgctttacctgtcctgggagtgtttggtggagacagtttagagggagctttaccctgtatctaaccccgtgctgtaccggtgctgggattgtttgattgggacagtgtagagggagatttactctgtatctaaccccgtgctgtacctgtcctgggagtgtttgatggggacggtgtagagggggattttctctgtatctaaccccgtgctgtacctgtgctgggagagtttgatggggacggtgtagagggggattttctctgtatctaaccccgtgctgtacctgtcctgggagtgtttgatagggacagtgtagagggagatttactctgtacctaaccccgtgctgtacctgtcctgggagtgtttgacggggacggtGTCGGGGGAGCTGTACTCACCGTCACTGGGGGTCCGCTGTGGTTGCCGTTGCCGGAGGAGCAGTCGGAAGGCGTGGGCCAGCATCAGTTCCTTGAGGTGCTCTTGGTGGGCGCGCCGCACCAGGCTGACTAGCAGTTCGCCGTTGTTGGACGTGCTCTTGGTGTAGAGCGTGTTGGCGTGGTTGAGGGCGTGGTGGTCACGCCGGCGCTGGAAGAGGCGCTGGGAACGGTGCACCATCAGCGTGgcgaagagcagcagcagcagcaggaagtccACCTTCAGGCTGTAGAGGCCCAGCACGGTCAGGTTGGCGAAGAGGGCGGAGCCGCCAGCCAGCAGGGTGAAGGAGATGAAGGTGCGGTCCCTCAGGCTGAATCGCATCTGCACCGCCGGCAGGAGGTGCTCCAGGTTCTCCAGCGGGATGTCCTTGAAGGACTTCAGCACCAGGCGCCCGCCCTTCAGCCGAGCGGCCATGACCACCCGCTTACAGTACCGCCTGCTGGGGCGCGGGGGTGCAGGGgtaagggagggggggaagggagtgggGTAAGGGAGTGGGGTAAGGGAGGGGGTAAGGGAGGGGGGTAAGGGAGGGGGGtaagggagtgggggaagggagtGGGGTAAGGGAGTGGGGTAAGGGAGTGGGTAAGGGAgttgggaagggaaggaggaagggagtGGGGTAAGGGAGTGGGGTAAGGGAGGGGGGTAAGGGAGGGGGGTAAGGGAGGGGGGtaagggagtgggggaagggagtGGGGTAAGGGAGTGGGGTAAGGGAGTGGGTAAGGGAgttgggaagggaaggaggaagggagtGGGGTAAGGGAGTGGGGTAAGGGAGGGGGGTAAGGGAGGGGGGTAAGGGAGGGGGGTAAGGGAGGGGGGTAAGGGAGGGGGGTAAGGGAGGGGGGTAAGGGAGGGGGGTAAGGGAGGGGGGTAAGGGAGGGGGGTAAGGGAGGGGGTAAGGGAGGGGGTAAGGGAGGGGGTAAGGGAGGGGGTAAGGGAGTGGGGTAAGGGAGGGGGGTAAGGGAGGGGGGTAAGGGAGGGGGGTAAGGGAGGGGGGTAAGGGAGGGGGTAAGGGAGGGGGTAAGGGAGTGGGGTAAGGGAGGGGGGTAAGGGAGGGGGGTAAGGCAGGGGGGTAAGGGAGGGGGGTAAGGGAGGGGGGTAAGGGAGGGGGGTAAGGGAGGGGGTAAGGGAGTGGGGTAAGGGAGGGGGGTAAGGGGGGGGTAAGGGAGGGGGGTAAGGGAGGGGGTAAGGGAGGGGGTAAGGGAGGGGGGTAAGGGAGGGGGTAAGGGAGGGGGTAAGGGAGTGGGGTAAGGGAGGGGGGTAAGGGAGGGGGTAAGGGAGGGGGTAAGGGAGGGGGTAAGGGAGGGGGGTAAGGGAGGGGGGTAAGGGAGGGGGGTAAGGGAGGGGGGTAAGGGAGGGGGGTAAGGGAGGGGGGTAAGGGAGGGGGGTAAGGGAGGGGGgtaagggaggggggaagggagtgggGTAAGGGAGGGGGGTAAGGGAGGGGGGTAAGGGGGGGGTAAGGGAGGGGGGTAAGGGAGGGGGGTAAGGGAGGGGGGTAAGGGAGGGGGTAAGGGAGTGGGGTAAGGGAGGGGGTAAGGGAGGGGGGTAAGGCAGGGGGGTAAGGGAGGGGGTAAGGGGGGGGTAAGGGAGGGGGGTAAGGGAGGGGGTAAGGGAGGGGGTAAGGGAGGGGGTAAGGGAGGGGGTAAGGGAGGGGGTAAGGGAGGGGGGTAAGGGAGGGGGGTAAGGGAGGGGGTAAGGGAGTGGGGTAAGGGAGTGGGGTAAGGGAGGGGGGTAAGGGAGGGGGTAAGGGAGGGGGTAAGGGAGGGGGTAAGGGAGTGGGGTAAGGGAGGGGGGTAAGGGAGGGGGTAAGGGAGGGGGTAAGGGAGTGGGGTAAGGGAGGGGGGTAAGGGGGGGGTAAGGGAGGGGGTAAGGGAGGGGGGTAAGGGAGGGGGGTAAGGGATGGGGTAAGGGATGGGGTAAGGGAGGGGGtaagggagtgggggaagggagtggggtaagggaggggggtaagggagggggtaagggagggggtaagggagggggtaagggagggggtaagggaggggggaagggatggggtaagggaggggggaagggaaggggggagaagggaggagaagggggggcggagggggaatAGAAGCGGGGtaagggaggggtgtaagggaggggggaaagagaggggggggaagggagaagaaaaAAAGTGAAGATGCGTCAGATAAAGTGAACGGTGGGCCCGTGACCCGTGTCGACCATGAACCTTACCCTGCTTGCCGGCCTGAGGAGGGCTCTTACCGGTGCATTGGGGCCTTCACCTTGATCCAGAAGAACCAGCGTTTGGAGGACTGGAGCTTCTCTTTCATTTCCATCGGAGGCGCACCCAGCCTCACGCCGAGCGCCCAGAACTTCATGTACTCATAATTCTCCACTCGGACAGTcacctgggtgagagagagagaggcagcgagtgagacagcgagtgagagagagagagagagagaggggcgcggagagagagagagagagaggggcgcggagagagagagagagagagaggggcggggagagagtgagagggacgaggagatagagagagagagaggggcacggagagagagagagagagaggggcgtggagagagagagagaggggcgtggagagagagagagagagaggggcgcggagagagagagagagagaggggcgtggagagagagagagagagaggggcgcggagagagagagagagagaggggcgcggagagagagagaggggcgtggagagagagagagagagaggggcgcggagagagagagagagagagagaggggcgcggagagagagagagggagcggagggagagagagggggcggagggagagagagggggcggagggagagagagggggcggagggagagagagggggcggagggagagagagggggcggagggagagagagggggcggagggagagagagggggcggagggagagagagggggcggagggagagagagggggcggagggagagagagggggcggagggagagagagggggcggagggagagagagggggcggagggagagagagggggcggagggagagagagggggcggagggagagagagggggcggagggagagagagggggcggagggagagagagggggcggagggagagagagggggcggagggagagagagggggcggagggagggagagggggcggagggagggagagggggcggagggagggagaggggggcggagggagagagagggggcggagggagagagagagggcggagggagagagagggggcggagggagagagagggggcggagggagagagagggggcggagggagagagagggggcggagggagagagagtgggcggagggagagagagagggcggagggagagagagggggcggagggagagagagggggcggagggagagagagggggcggagggagagagagggggcggagggagagagagggggcggagggagagagagggggcggagggagagagagggggcggagggagagaggggggcgcggagtgagagagaggcggagagagagagagggggcggagtgagagagaggggggcggagtgagagagagggggcggagggagagagagggggcggagggagagagagggggcggagggagagagagggggcggagggagagagagggggcggagggagagagagggggcggagggagagagagggggcggagggagagagagggggcggagggagagagagggggcggagggagagaggggggcgcggagtgagagagagggggcggagagagagagagggggcggagggagagagagggggcggagggagagagagggggcgcggagtgagagagaggcggagagagagagaggggggcggagtgagagagagggggcggagggagagagagagggcggagggagagagagggcgcggagggagagagaggcggagagagagagaggggggcgcggagagagagagagaggcggagagagagagagggggcgcggagggagagagagagggcggagggagagagagggggcggagggagagagagggggcggagggagagagagggggcggagggagagagagggggcggagggagagagagggggcggagggagagagaggggggNNNNNNNNNNNNNNNNNNNNNNNNNNNNNNNNNNNNNNNNNNNNNNNNNNNNNNNNNNNNNNNNNNNNNNNNNNNNNNNNNNNNNNNNNNNNNNNNNNNNNNNNNNNNNNNNNNNNNNNNNNNNNNNNNNNNNNNNNNNNNNNNNNNNNNNNNNNNNNNNNNNNNNNNNNNNNNNNNNNNNNNNNNNNNNNNNNNNNNNNNNNNNNNNNNNNNNNNNNNNNNNNNNNNNNNNNNNNNNNNNNNNNNNNNNNNNNNNNNNNNNNNNNNNNNNNNNNNNNNNNNNNNNNNNNNNNNNNNNNNNNNNNNNNNNNNNNNNNNNNNNNNNNNNNNNNNNNNNNNNNNNNNNNNNNNNNNNNNNNNNNNNNNNNNNNNNNNNNNNNNNNNNNNNNNNNNNNNNNNNNNNNNNNNNNNNNNNNNNNNNNNNNNNNNNNNNNNNNNNNNNNNNNNNNNNNNNNNNNNNNNNNNNNNNNNNNNNNNNNNNNNNNNNNNNNNNNNNNNNNgcagtgggattagtttggggttgatactggGTTAAGGGGATAgagcggggtagtgggattagtttggggattaatactgggctgtggggagagagcggggcagtgggattagttggggattgatactgggctatggggagagagaagtgacagtgggattagtttgggattgatactgggctatggggagagagtggggcagtgggaatagtttggggattgatactgggctatggggagggagcgggacagtgggattagttaggggattgatactgggggagagagcggggcaatgggattagtttggggattgatactgggctatggggagagagcgggacagtgggttttgtttggggattgatactgggctatggggagagagcggggcagtgggattagtttggggtttgatactGGGCTAcgaagagagagcggggcagtgggattagtttggggattgatactgggctatggggagagagcgggacagtgggattagtttgggaattgatactgggctatggggagagagcgggacagtgggattagtttgggaattgatactgggctatggggagagagtgaggcagtgggattagtttggaggttgatactgggctatggggtgaaagcggggcagtgggattagtttggggattgatacagggctatggggagagagcgggacagtgggattagtttggggattgatacagggctatggggagagagtgaggcagtgggattagtttggggattgatacagggctatggggagaaagcggggcagtgggattagtttggggattgatacagggctatggggagagagcgggacagtgggattaggttggggattgatacagggatatagggagagagcggggcagtgggattagtttggggattgatatagggctatggggagagagcgggacagtgggattaggttggggattgatactgggctatggggagagagcggggcagtgggattagtttggggtttgatactGGGCTAcgaagagagagcggggcagtgggattagtttggggattgatactgggctatgggagagagcgggacagtgggattagtttgggaattgatactgggctatggggagagagcgggacagtgggattagtttgggaattgatactgggctatggggagagagtgaggcagtgggattagtttggaggttgatactgggctatggggagaaagcggggcagtgggattagtttggggattgatacagggctatggggagaaagcggggcagtgggattagtttggggattgatacagggctatggggagaaagcggggcagtgggattagtttggggattgatacagggctatggggagagagcgggacagtgggattaggttggggattgatacagggatatagggagagagcggggcagtgggattagtttggggattgatacagggctatggggagaaagcggggcagtgggattagtttggggattgatacagggctatggggagagagcgggacagtgggattagtttggggattgatacagggatatagggagagagcggggcagtgggattagtttggggattgatacagggctatggggagagagcgggacagtgggattaggttggggattgatacagggctatggggagagagcgggacagtgggattaggttggggattgatacagggctatggggagagagcggggcagtgggattaggttggggattgatacatggctatggggagaaagcggggcagtgggattagtttggggattgatacagggctatggggagagagcgggacagtgggatcaggttggggattgatacagggctatagggagagagcggggcagtgggtttagtttggtgattgatactgggctatgtggagagagcggggcagtgggagtgATACTGGgctgagggagacagggcgatATTGCTGTTcgtctctctgtccctggacAGTATGGGGAGGGGATTGGAGGGCGCAGTGATTACCTGTGATTTAAAGAGCGGGTCATGGCAGGACAGGGCGTACTGGATGgtttcctccgacagtgcgttaaAGTTGGCTTGTTCCAAGACTGGGCCTAGGTTATCGAGCAGAACCATCTCCTGATCCAACTGGACAGGCTCGGTCAGTACCATGACCGGCAGTGTGTCCCGATCCGGATTGATGGGTTCAAACAGAGCCTGCAATTCAAGAGGAAATCAGCACAGGGCAGGTGCAAGGAGCCATTCCCCCCTCAGCGCCACACACAGGGCAACAGCCGTCACTCTGAGCTGCAAGTACTCCTttaccccgctctctctccctttccccacactctctccccgtatccacccaactctccccttccccacactcttCCCCTTTTCCACCCGACTCTCCCCTGCAACACTAGCTCCCTCCCCGTATCcagcccactctctctccccttccccacactctctccccgtatccacccctctctcccctgcGCCACACTCTATCCCTGTATCCACCCCACTCTCCccttacccacactctctccccatatccaccccactctctctcccccccttccaCACAATCCCGCCCCATAcctaccccactctctctcccccttccccacactccctccccgtatccaccccactctctcgccccaccccttccccatactccctccacatatccccaactctctctccccccttccccatactccctccccatatctaccccactctctctcccccttcccaacactcactccccatatccaccccactctccccttcaccacactctctccccatatccaccCAACTCTCCCCTGCACCACTAACTCACTCCCCgtatccacccctctctctcccccttacccacactcccaccccgtatctaccccgctctctctccccccttcccctcactccctccccgtaTCCACCCCACTCtatctccccccttccccacactacCCCCCGtatccaccccactctctctcccccctttccccacactccctccccgtatctaccccgctctctctccccccttccccacactcccccccgtatctacccctctctccccccttccccacactccctccccgtatccactccactctctctctccccttccccacactccctccccatatttaccccgctctctctcctcttccccacactctctccccatatccaccccactctctctcccccccttccaCACATTCCCGCCCCAtatccaccccactctctctcccccccttccaCACATTCCCGCCCCATatctaccccactctctctcccccttccccacaatcGCTCCCCGTAtccaccccactctctcacccccttccccacaatCGCTCCCCGTATCCACCCCACTCTCTCGCCCCACAccttccccacactccctccacatatcccccactgtctctccccccttccccacactccctccccgtatccacccctctctctccctctcccccacactccctccccgtatccacccctctctctccctcttccccacactccctccccgtatccaccccactctctctctccccttccccacactccctccccgtatctaccccactctctctctccccttccccacactccctccccgtatccacccctctctctccctcttccccacactccctccccgtatccatcccactctctctctccccttccccacactccctccccgtatctaccccactctctccccttccccactccctccccgtattcactccactctctctctccccttccccacactccctccacgtatccaccccactctctctccccttacccacactctctccccgtatccaccccactctctctctccccttccccacactctctccccgtatccacccctctgtctctccccttacccacactcccaccccgtatccacccctctctctccccccttccccacactctctccccgtatccacccctctgtctctccccttacccacactctctccccgtatccacccctctgtctctccccttacccacactcccaccccgtatccacccctctctctccccccttccccacactccctccccgtatctaccccactctctctctccccttccccacactcgCTCCCCgtatctacccctctctctccccttccccacactctctccccgtatccacCCAACTgtccccttccccacactcttCCCCTTTTCCACCCGACTCTCCCCTGCAACACTAACTCCCTCCCCGtatccaccccactctctctccccttacccacactctctccccgtatccacccctctctcccctgcGCCACACTCTATCCCTGTATCCACCCCACTCTCCccttacccacactctctccccatatccaccccactctctctccccttccccacactccctccccgtatctaccccgctctctctcccccttccccacactccctccccgtattcaccccactctctctccccccttccccacactccctccccgtaTCCACCCAACTgtccccttccccacactccctccccgtatctaccccgctctctctctccccttccccacactccctccccgtatccaccccactctctctctccccttccccacactccctccccgtatctaccccactctctccccttccccactccctccccgtattcactccactctctctctccccttccccacactccctccacgtatccaccccactctctctccccttacccacactctctccccgtatccacccctctgtctctccccttacccacactctctccccgtatccacCCCCCTGTCTCTCCCCTtacccacactccctccccgtatccaccccactctctctctccccttccccacactccctccccgtatctaccccagtctctccccttccccactccctccccgtattcactccactctctctctccccttccccacactccctccccgtatccaccccactctctctccccttacccacactctctccccgtatccacccctctgtctctccccttacccacactctctccccgtatccacccctctgtctctccccttacccacactctctccccgtatccacccctctgtctctccccttacccacactcccaccccgtatccacccctctctctctccccttccccacactcccaccccgtatccacccctctctctccccccttccccacactccctccccgtatctaccccactctctctctccccttccccacactccctccccgtatctacccctctctctccccttacccacactctctccccgtatccacccaactctccccttccccacactctctccccgtatctacccctctctctccccttccccacactcttCCCCTTTTCCACCCGACTCTCCCCTGCAACACTAACTCCCTCCCCGtatccaccccactctctctccccacttccccacactccctccccgtatccaccccactctctctccccacttccccacactccctccccgtatctaccccactctctctccccacttccccacactccctccccgtatctaccccactctctctccccacttccccacactccctccccgtatctaccccactctctctccccttacccacactctctccccgtatccaccccactctctctccccacttccccacactccctccccgtatctaccccactctctctccccttacccacactctctccccgtatccaccccactctctctccccacttccccacactccctccccgtatccaacccactctctctcccccccttccccacactcccgCCCCGtatccacccctctctccccaacccctccacccctcactccctccctgtatcccccactctctctctctttctcctccatccctcattccctccccgtATCCCCACTCTCAACGCTCCcctccaccactccatctccttatcccccacactctccccctccccgtatcccccactccctcccctccacaaCTCACTTCCTCC encodes the following:
- the LOC121274978 gene encoding transmembrane protein 143-like, with product MLRRSGMLCTSLPLRAALGPPRLRAAGWCARAPGDGTRTPGAQPPIPGEKHGRSESTSDRPDVATGPEAQSGRGQLPKEPSPDYLERFIPFDKHVLQHMLLKELSSASEEDRASLTTLVEQAEAETTQDYQATLERLLALFEPINPDRDTLPVMVLTEPVQLDQEMVLLDNLGPVLEQANFNALSEETIQYALSCHDPLFKSQVTVRVENYEYMKFWALGVRLGAPPMEMKEKLQSSKRWFFWIKVKAPMHRRYCKRVVMAARLKGGRLVLKSFKDIPLENLEHLLPAVQMRFSLRDRTFISFTLLAGGSALFANLTVLGLYSLKVDFLLLLLLFATLMVHRSQRLFQRRRDHHALNHANTLYTKSTSNNGELLVSLVRRAHQEHLKELMLAHAFRLLLRQRQPQRTPSDGAEVAALLSGEVSAWLRERSGLPIAFRGTRALTHLQGLERQLSQR